From the Deltaproteobacteria bacterium genome, one window contains:
- a CDS encoding hydantoinase/oxoprolinase family protein gives AQGQTALIVDVGGTTTDITLIRDGAPVIREEGMVIGSWRTHVQAVEMYTVGLGGDSLTTLDASGHFTLGPARVMPLCQAHLHAKSPVLDILRDPESWIGPDLAAQCVALAPGVRPGDDPISTWLAANGPATPAQLRQELGLAESSLDKTIARLQAGRKIIACGFTPTDALHVLGTLHLGETAPARRGAGVLAARLGLAPDTFCSRVLEQASQTIATTILTALSNREVGPALAQFVTRPEPNPLLDIAIRLKAPVIGIGAAAPFLLPAVAKSLGTTVAFPDHFAVGNAVGAALMDRPQLTTNQG, from the coding sequence CCGCCCAGGGCCAGACCGCGCTCATCGTCGATGTCGGCGGCACAACCACGGATATCACCCTGATCCGCGACGGCGCACCGGTCATTCGCGAGGAAGGCATGGTCATCGGCTCTTGGCGGACCCACGTTCAGGCCGTGGAAATGTACACCGTGGGACTGGGCGGCGACAGTCTGACCACGCTGGACGCCAGCGGGCATTTCACCCTGGGGCCAGCGCGGGTCATGCCCCTGTGCCAAGCCCATCTTCATGCCAAAAGCCCGGTTCTGGACATTTTACGCGACCCCGAGTCCTGGATCGGACCGGATCTGGCCGCCCAATGCGTGGCCCTGGCACCCGGAGTCCGGCCCGGTGACGACCCCATCTCAACATGGCTGGCAGCCAATGGTCCGGCCACGCCGGCGCAACTGCGCCAGGAACTGGGTCTGGCCGAATCCAGCCTGGACAAGACCATCGCCCGGCTGCAGGCCGGGCGCAAAATCATCGCCTGCGGATTCACGCCCACCGACGCCCTGCATGTGCTGGGGACGCTTCACTTGGGCGAGACCGCGCCTGCCCGACGCGGCGCCGGGGTTCTGGCCGCGCGCCTTGGCCTTGCTCCGGATACTTTTTGTTCCCGGGTGCTGGAACAGGCCAGTCAGACCATCGCCACGACCATCCTCACGGCCTTGAGCAACCGCGAGGTCGGCCCGGCCCTGGCCCAATTCGTCACCCGGCCAGAGCCCAACCCGCTTCTGGACATCGCCATCCGCCTCAAGGCCCCCGTCATCGGCATCGGAGCGGCCGCGCCGTTTTTGCTGCCGGCCGTGGCCAAGTCACTGGGAACGACCGTCGCCTTCCCGGACCATTTCGCCGTGGGCAATGCCGTGGGCGCGGCCCTGATGGACCGGCCCCAACTAACCACAAACCAAGGATAA